The proteins below come from a single Orcinus orca chromosome 6, mOrcOrc1.1, whole genome shotgun sequence genomic window:
- the FBXW5 gene encoding F-box/WD repeat-containing protein 5, with product MDEGGLPLLPDSLVYQIFLNLGPADVLAAGLVCHQWQAVSRDEFLWREQFYRYYQVARNVPRHPAATSWYEEFRRLYDTVPCVEVQTLEEHTDQVLHLSFSHSGYQFASCSKDCTVKIWNNDLTISLLHSADMRPYNWSYTQFSQFNQDDSLLLASGVFLGPHNSSSGEIAVISLDTFALLSRVRNKPYDVFGCWLTDTSLISGNLHRIGDITSCSVLWLNNAFQDVESENVNVVKRLFKIQNLNASTIRTVMVADCSRFDSPELLLDAGAPGAGPGRVFDLSSDGEDQAVDQGPARAKGVRRVLEGRAQPQPSECALETKAAELLAQGHTKPPERSTAAAGNKLLIFTTGCFTYSPHQIGIKQILPHQMTTAGPVLGEGRGSDAFFDALDHVIDVHGHIIGMGLSPDNRYLYVNSRAWPSGSVVADPMQPPPIAEEIDLLVFDLKTMREVKRALRAHRAYTPNDECFFIFLDVSRDFVASGAEDRHGYIWDRHYNICLAKLRHQDVVNSVVFSPQEQELLLTASDDATIKAWRSPRTVRVHQAPRPRPRPFFSWFASQRR from the exons ATGGACGAGGGGGGCCTACCCCTGCTCCCCGACAGCCTCGTTTACCAGATCTTCCTGAACTTGGGCCCGGCCGACGTGCTGGCCGCGGGGCTGGTGTGCCACCAGTGGCAGGCCGTGTCCCGGGATGAGTTCCTGTGGAGGGAGCAGTTCTACCGCTACTACCAGGTGGCCCGCAACGTGCCCCGACACCCAG CGGCCACATCCTGGTACGAGGAGTTTCGGCGGCTCTATGACACAGTGCCCTGCGTGGAGGTGCAGACTCTCGAGGAGCACACCGACCAGGTCCTGCACCTTAGCTTCTCCCACTCAGGCTACCAGTTTGCTTCCTGCTCCAAGGACTGCACCGTGAAG ATTTGGAACAATGACCTGACCATCTCGCTGCTGCACAGCGCAGACATGCGGCCCTACAACTGGAGCTACACCCAGTTCTCCCAGTTCAACCAGGACGATTCTCTGCTGCTGGCGTCCGGGGTGTTCCTGGGGCCCCACAACTCCTCCTCGGGCGAGATCGCTGTCATCAGCCTAG ACACCTTCGCCTTGCTGTCCCGCGTGCGCAACAAGCCCTACGACGTGTTCGGTTGCTGGCTCACGGACACCAGCCTGATCTCGGGAAACTTGCACCGCATCGGGGACATCACGTCGTGCTCTGTGCTCTGGCTTAACAACGCCTTCCAG GACGTGGAGTCGGAGAACGTGAACGTGGTGAAGCGGCTCTTCAAGATCCAGAACCTGAACGCGAGCACCATCCGCACCGTCATGGTGGCCGACTGCAGCCGCTTCGACAGCCCGGAGCTCCTGCTGGACGCCGGCGCGCCTGGCGCAGGCCCCGGCCGTGTCTTTGACCTGAGCAGCGACGGCGAGGACCAGGCGGTCGACCAGGGCCCGGCCCGCGCCAAGGGCGTGCGGCGCGTCCTGGAGGGCCGGGCCCAGCCCCAGCCGTCAGAGTGCGCGCTGGAGACCAAGGCGGCCGAGCTGCTGGCCCAGGGCCACACCAAGCCCCCCGAGCGCAGCACGGCCGCCGCCGGCAACAAACTCCTCATCTTCACCACGGGCTGCTTCACCTACTCGCCGCACCAGATCG GCATCAAGCAGATCTTGCCGCACCAGATGACCACGGCAGGGCCCGTGCTGGGCGAGGGCCGGGGCTCCGACGCCTTCTTCGACGCGCTCGACCACGTCATCGACGTGCACGGACACATCATCGGCATGGGCCTGTCCCCCGACAACAG GTACCTGTACGTAAACAGCCGCGCCTGGCCCAGCGGCTCGGTGGTGGCCGACCCCATGCAGCCGCCGCCGATCGCGGAGGAGATCGACCTGCTGGTGTTCGACCTCAAGACCATGCGGGAGGTGAAGCGGGCCCTGCGCGCCCACCGCGCCTACACGCCCAACGACGAGTGCTTCTTCATCTTCCTGGACGTCAGCAGGGACTTCGTGGCCAG TGGGGCAGAGGATCGGCACGGCTACATCTGGGACCGCCACTACAACATCTGCCTGGCCAAGCTGCGGCACCAGGACGTGGTCAACTCAGTGGTCTTCAGCCCCCAGGAGCAGGAGCTCCTGCTGACGGCCAGCGACGACGCCACCATCAAAGCCTGGCGCTCGCCACGCACGGTGCGTGTCCACCAGGCCCCGCGCCCGCGCCCACGCCCCTTCTTCTCCTGGTTCGCCAGCCAGAGGCGCTGA
- the C8G gene encoding complement component C8 gamma chain, whose protein sequence is MLPPRTASLLTLLLAVGSLGQRVQRPPRPPSPISAIQPKANFDAQRFSGTWFLVAVASACRSLQEQGHRAEASTLHVTPQGAAMAVSTLRKLDGICWQVRQLYGDTGLPGCFLLQARGARGPVDVVVGETDYQGFAILYLERARQLSVKLYARSLPVSESFLSVFEQRVQGANLTEDHILFFPKYGFCEAADQFHVLDEVRR, encoded by the exons ATGCTGCCCCCCAGGACGGCATCCCTCCTGACTCTGCTCCTGGCCGTCGGCTCCCTGGGTCAGAGGGTTCAGAGACCCCCTCGGCCCCCGTCCCCCATCAGCGCCATCCAGCCCAAGGCCAACTTCGACGCGCAGCGG TTTTCAGGGACCTGGTTCCTTGTGGCCGTGGCCTCTGCGTGCCGCTCCCTGCAGGAGCAGGGCCACCGGGCTGAGGCCAGCACACTGCACGTGACTCCTCAGGGTGCCGCCATGGCTGTCAGCACCTTGCGGAAGCT ggaTGGGATCTGCTGGCAGGTGCGGCAGCTCTACGGTGACACGGGGCTCCCAGGTTGCTTTCTGCTCCAAG CCCGAGGCGCCCGAGGGCCGGTGGACGTGGTCGTTGGGGAGACGGACTACCAGGGCTTCGCCATCCTGTACCTGGAGCGGGCGCGGCAGCTGTCGGTGAAGCTGTACG CCCGCTCGCTCCCTGTGAGCGAATCATTCCTGAGTGTGTTTGAGCAGCGGGTCCAGGGTGCCAACCTGACCGAGGACCACATCCTGTTCTTCCCCAAGTATG GTTTCTGCGAGGCCGCGGACCAGTTTCACGTCCTGGATG AAGTGAGGAGGTGA